The DNA window GCTCTCCGCGTAGTGGTTGTCGTACGTGGCGGAGCTGTCCTTGATGTCCTGCACGGTGGCCTCGCCCGCGTTGACCCGGCCCAGGAGGCGGTAGTAGTCGAACCGGCCCATGCCGGGTGTGAAGCCGACGAACACGCTCGCCGTGTGCCCGGCGGCGGGGGCGAAGGCGTGCTTGACGCCGGGCGGGACCGCGATGAAGTCGCCGGCGTCGAGGGTGTGGACCTCGTCGCCGACCAGGATGTCGAGCCGGCCGGCGGTGACGTGGAAGAACTCGGTGGC is part of the Streptomyces subrutilus genome and encodes:
- a CDS encoding cupin domain-containing protein, which produces MTEIATRAATAEAIYDAPGSLITLLTDTAELTCNTATFDEGAAGAPVHFHTKATEFFHVTAGRLDILVGDEVHTLDAGDFIAVPPGVKHAFAPAAGHTASVFVGFTPGMGRFDYYRLLGRVNAGEATVQDIKDSSATYDNHYAESAAWSGRRRSAEP